The following proteins are encoded in a genomic region of Dromaius novaehollandiae isolate bDroNov1 chromosome 29, bDroNov1.hap1, whole genome shotgun sequence:
- the NHLH1 gene encoding helix-loop-helix protein 1: MMLNSDQTEIDLPPTHSESESVFSDCGGGGGRAGSAEDASSVGLCGQSRIAEPGEAMKKDLQHLSREERRRRRRATAKYRTAHATRERIRVEAFNMAFAELRKLLPTLPPDKKLSKIEILRLAICYISYLNHVLDV; encoded by the coding sequence ATGATGCTCAATTCGGACCAGACGGAGATCGACCTGCCGCCAACGCACTCAGAGTCCGAGTCCGTCTTCAGCGActgcggtggcggcggtggccgTGCAGGCAGCGCGGAGGATGCCAGCAGCGTTGGCTTGTGCGGTCAGTCCCGAATAGCCGAGCCAGGTGAGGCGATGAAGAAAGACCTGCAGCACCTGAGCCGGGAGGAACGTCGGCGCCGGCGGCGTGCCACAGCCAAGTACCGGACGGCCCACGCCACGCGGGAGCGCATCCGTGTCGAGGCCTTCAACATGGCCTTCGCGGAGCTGCGGAAGCTGCTGCCCACCTTGCCGCCAGACAAGAAGCTCTCCAAGATCGAGATCCTCCGCCTGGCCATCTGCTACATCTCCTACCTGAACCACGTGCTGGACGTCTGA